The following are encoded in a window of Pseudomonas multiresinivorans genomic DNA:
- the pcaF gene encoding 3-oxoadipyl-CoA thiolase, with protein sequence MTDLTDALIIDAVRTPIGRYAGALSGVRADDLAAIPMKALMQRHPELDWSAIDDVIFGCANQAGEDNRNVAHMASLLAGLPVTVPGTTLNRLCGSGLDAVGSAARALRCGEAGLMLAGGVESMSRAPFVMGKSEQAFGRSAEIFDTTIGWRFVNKLMKQQFGIDSMPETAENVAEQFHISREDQDAFALRSQHKAAAAQANGRLAKEIVPVEIAQRKGPAKVVEQDEHPRGDTTLEQLAKLGTPFREDGSVTAGNASGVNDGACALLMASPAAAARHGLKARARVVAMATAGVEPRIMGIGPVPATRKVLELAGLSLNDMDVIELNEAFAAQGLAVLRELGLKDDDARVNPNGGAIALGHPLGMSGARLVTTALHELEERGGRYALCTMCIGVGQGIALIIERI encoded by the coding sequence ATGACAGACCTCACTGACGCCCTGATCATCGACGCAGTGCGCACGCCGATTGGCCGCTACGCCGGCGCCCTGTCCGGCGTGCGCGCCGACGACCTCGCGGCGATCCCGATGAAGGCCCTGATGCAGCGCCACCCGGAGCTGGACTGGAGCGCCATCGACGACGTGATCTTCGGCTGCGCTAACCAGGCCGGTGAGGACAACCGCAACGTCGCGCACATGGCCTCGCTGCTGGCCGGACTGCCGGTCACCGTGCCCGGCACCACGCTCAACCGCCTGTGCGGCTCCGGCCTGGACGCCGTGGGCAGCGCCGCCCGCGCGCTGCGCTGCGGCGAGGCCGGACTGATGCTGGCCGGCGGCGTGGAATCCATGTCCCGCGCGCCGTTCGTGATGGGCAAGTCCGAGCAGGCCTTCGGCCGCAGCGCGGAAATCTTCGACACCACCATCGGCTGGCGCTTCGTCAACAAACTGATGAAACAGCAGTTCGGCATCGACTCCATGCCGGAAACCGCCGAGAACGTCGCCGAACAGTTCCACATCAGCCGCGAAGACCAGGATGCCTTCGCCCTGCGCAGCCAGCACAAGGCCGCCGCCGCCCAGGCCAATGGCCGCCTGGCGAAGGAAATCGTCCCGGTGGAGATTGCCCAGCGCAAAGGCCCGGCCAAGGTGGTCGAGCAGGACGAACACCCGCGCGGCGATACTACCCTGGAGCAACTGGCCAAGCTCGGCACGCCGTTCCGCGAAGACGGCAGCGTCACCGCCGGCAATGCCTCGGGCGTCAACGACGGCGCCTGTGCGCTGCTGATGGCCTCCCCGGCCGCCGCCGCACGTCACGGCCTGAAGGCCCGCGCCCGCGTGGTCGCCATGGCCACCGCCGGCGTCGAGCCGCGGATCATGGGCATCGGCCCGGTGCCAGCGACCCGCAAGGTGCTGGAGCTGGCCGGCCTGTCGCTGAACGACATGGACGTGATCGAACTCAACGAAGCCTTCGCCGCCCAGGGCCTTGCCGTGCTGCGCGAGCTGGGCCTGAAGGATGACGACGCACGGGTGAACCCCAACGGCGGCGCCATCGCCCTCGGCCATCCGCTGGGCATGAGCGGCGCGCGCCTGGTCACCACCGCCCTGCATGAACTGGAGGAACGCGGCGGCCGCTACGCCCTGTGCACCATGTGCATCGGCGTCGGCCAGGGCATCGCCCTGATCATCGAAAGAATCTGA
- the paaK gene encoding phenylacetate--CoA ligase PaaK yields the protein MNMYHDAERALLDPMETASVDELRQHQLERLRWSLKHAHDNVPLYQKRFAEAGVHPDDLTSLDDLAKFPFTGKNDLRDNYPYGMFAVPQNEIVRLHASSGTTGKPTVVGYTQKDIDTWANVVARSIRAAGGRKGDKVHVSYGYGLFTGGLGAHYGAERLGCTVIPMSGGQTEKQVQLIRDFQPDIIMVTPSYMLNIADEIERQGVDPHSLKLRLGIFGAEPWTAELRRAVEERMGITALDIYGLSEIMGPGVAMECAETKDGPTVWEDHFYPEIIDPATGAVLPDGQYGELVFTSLSKEALPMIRYRTRDLTRLLPGTARPMRRIDKITGRSDDMLIIRGVNVFPTQVEEQVLKIRQLAECYEIHLHRNGNLDCIDVHVELRHDQQNLSADEQKAIGSELGKQIKTHIGVSARVLVQPSHSLKRSEGKACHVYDNRPKG from the coding sequence ATGAACATGTACCATGATGCCGAACGTGCCCTGCTTGACCCGATGGAGACCGCCAGTGTCGACGAGCTGCGCCAGCACCAGCTGGAGCGCCTGCGCTGGAGCCTCAAGCACGCCCACGACAACGTCCCGCTGTACCAGAAGCGCTTCGCCGAGGCTGGCGTACACCCGGACGACCTGACCTCCCTGGACGATCTCGCCAAGTTCCCCTTCACCGGCAAGAACGACCTGCGCGACAACTACCCCTACGGCATGTTCGCCGTGCCGCAGAACGAGATCGTGCGCCTGCACGCCTCCAGCGGCACCACCGGCAAACCCACCGTGGTTGGCTACACGCAGAAGGACATCGACACCTGGGCCAACGTGGTCGCGCGCTCCATCCGCGCCGCCGGCGGGCGCAAGGGTGACAAGGTGCACGTGTCCTACGGCTACGGCCTGTTCACCGGCGGCCTGGGCGCGCACTACGGCGCCGAGCGCCTGGGCTGCACCGTGATCCCGATGTCCGGCGGCCAGACCGAGAAGCAGGTCCAGCTGATCCGCGACTTCCAGCCGGACATCATCATGGTCACCCCGTCCTACATGCTCAACATCGCCGACGAGATCGAGCGCCAGGGCGTCGACCCGCACAGCCTCAAGCTGCGCCTGGGCATCTTCGGCGCCGAGCCGTGGACCGCCGAACTGCGCCGCGCCGTGGAAGAACGCATGGGCATCACCGCCCTGGACATCTACGGCCTCTCCGAAATCATGGGCCCGGGCGTGGCGATGGAATGCGCCGAGACCAAGGACGGCCCGACCGTCTGGGAAGACCACTTCTACCCCGAGATCATCGACCCGGCGACCGGCGCAGTGTTGCCGGACGGCCAGTACGGCGAGCTGGTGTTCACCTCGCTGTCGAAGGAAGCGCTGCCGATGATCCGCTACCGCACCCGCGACCTGACCCGCCTGCTGCCCGGCACCGCGCGGCCTATGCGGCGCATCGACAAGATCACCGGCCGCAGCGACGACATGCTGATCATCCGCGGCGTCAACGTCTTCCCGACCCAGGTCGAGGAGCAGGTGCTGAAGATCAGGCAACTCGCCGAGTGCTACGAGATCCACCTGCACCGCAACGGCAACCTCGACTGCATTGACGTCCACGTCGAGCTGCGCCACGACCAGCAGAACCTGTCGGCGGACGAGCAGAAGGCCATCGGCAGCGAGCTGGGCAAGCAGATCAAGACCCACATCGGCGTCAGCGCCCGCGTGCTGGTGCAGCCGTCCCACAGCCTCAAGCGCTCGGAAGGCAAGGCCTGCCACGTGTATGACAATCGGCCCAAGGGCTGA
- the paaI gene encoding hydroxyphenylacetyl-CoA thioesterase PaaI, whose amino-acid sequence MTDATRLARDCAEAMYERDQATRRMGIQLLDAGPGNAKLSMRVREDMIQGHGTCHGGYLFALADSAFAFACNSYNDATVAIGCSIDYVAPAREGDELIASAFEQSRSGRTGNYDVRIENSQGQLIALFHGKSYKVRGTVLAQETSE is encoded by the coding sequence ACGAGCGCGACCAGGCCACCCGCCGCATGGGCATCCAGTTGCTGGATGCCGGCCCGGGCAACGCCAAGCTGTCGATGCGTGTGCGCGAAGACATGATCCAGGGCCACGGCACCTGCCATGGCGGCTACCTGTTCGCCCTGGCCGACTCGGCCTTCGCCTTCGCCTGCAACAGCTACAACGACGCCACCGTCGCCATCGGCTGCAGCATCGATTACGTGGCGCCGGCCCGCGAAGGCGACGAGCTGATCGCCAGCGCCTTCGAGCAAAGCCGCAGCGGCCGCACCGGCAATTACGACGTGCGCATCGAGAATTCCCAGGGCCAGTTGATCGCCCTGTTCCACGGCAAATCCTACAAAGTGCGCGGCACCGTGCTGGCGCAGGAGACCTCCGAATGA
- a CDS encoding prolyl-tRNA synthetase associated domain-containing protein, which produces MQVDELYALLDKLQIGFEKVEHPAFGSIADFHEAGIEFPGQNVKCLFLRNRKGSRYFLLILDELKSADLAALAVQIGESRLSFGSEERLMELMGLTPGSVTPFALADDREQRISVLLDDGIRQDDLVGFHPLINSETLCIQYADLLKFLAHTGHVPVQVTI; this is translated from the coding sequence ATGCAAGTCGATGAGCTGTACGCGCTGTTGGACAAATTGCAGATCGGTTTCGAGAAGGTCGAGCATCCGGCGTTCGGGTCCATCGCCGACTTTCACGAGGCGGGCATCGAGTTTCCGGGGCAGAACGTCAAATGCCTGTTCCTGCGTAATCGCAAGGGCAGCCGCTATTTCCTGCTGATCCTGGATGAGCTCAAGAGCGCCGATCTGGCTGCGCTGGCCGTGCAGATCGGCGAAAGCCGGCTGTCCTTCGGCTCCGAGGAAAGACTGATGGAGCTGATGGGGCTGACGCCGGGTTCGGTCACGCCGTTCGCCCTGGCGGATGACCGGGAGCAGCGCATCAGCGTCCTGCTCGACGATGGGATTCGCCAGGATGACCTGGTCGGCTTCCATCCGTTGATCAATTCCGAAACCTTGTGCATCCAGTACGCCGACTTGTTGAAGTTCCTTGCGCATACCGGGCATGTGCCGGTGCAGGTCACGATCTGA